In the genome of Drosophila yakuba strain Tai18E2 chromosome 3R, Prin_Dyak_Tai18E2_2.1, whole genome shotgun sequence, one region contains:
- the LOC26536044 gene encoding cuticle protein 21 isoform X2: MLKISLLSAVLGIAYAGVIGPYYGGPAGPGPLHHYGGYAPQHGPLPGPYVAPKPAAPEPYDPDPKYSFGYDIQDGYTGDLKSQHETRHGDVVKGSYSVVDPDGTKRTVDYTADPHHGFNAVVRKEPLAYKAPAHLAPVIAPAPAPVPAHYGPAPAPPLPPVPKAPLLSYPLALGPYHRAAPAPAPGPAPASSPAPVSVPVATPVLPSAHFHAAYPALAHSPYAHYPAPGSAPAPVDPHAYYHH, encoded by the exons ATGCTGAAG ATTTCCCTACTGAGCGCCGTGCTCGGCATCGCCTATGCGGGCGTGATTGGACCATACTACGGCGGTCCAGCTGGTCCCGGACCGCTGCACCACTATGGAGGATATGCTCCGCAGCACGGGCCTCTGCCTGGTCCCTATGTGGCGCCTAAGCCGGCAGCTCCCGAACCCTACGATCCCGACCCGAAGTATTCCTTTGGTTATGACATCCAGGATGGCTACACAGGTGATCTGAAGTCACAGCATGAGACGCGCCACGGAGATGTGGTGAAGGGCAGCTACTCGGTTGTGGATCCGGATGGCACCAAACGCACCGTTGACTACACGGCGGATCCCCATCACGGATTCAATGCGGTGGTTCGCAAGGAGCCGCTGGCCTACAAGGCACCAGCCCACCTGGCACCTGTCATTGCACCTGCACCCGCTCCAGTGCCGGCTCATTACGGCCCAGCTCCGGCTCCTCCACTTCCGCCGGTGCCCAAGGCTCCTCTGCTTTCGTATCCCCTAGCCTTGGGACCTTACCACCGGGCTGCTCCTGCACCAGCGCCTGGTCCCGCTCCTGCTTCTTCTCCAGCTCCGGTGTCTGTGCCTGTGGCTACTCCAGTCCTGCCCTCAGCCCACTTCCATGCCGCCTACCCCGCCCTGGCCCACAGCCCCTATGCTCACTATCCGGCTCCTGGATCAGCCCCCGCTCCAGTGGACCCCCATGCCTACTACCATCACTGA
- the LOC26536044 gene encoding cuticle protein 21 isoform X1, with product MVTTRISLLSAVLGIAYAGVIGPYYGGPAGPGPLHHYGGYAPQHGPLPGPYVAPKPAAPEPYDPDPKYSFGYDIQDGYTGDLKSQHETRHGDVVKGSYSVVDPDGTKRTVDYTADPHHGFNAVVRKEPLAYKAPAHLAPVIAPAPAPVPAHYGPAPAPPLPPVPKAPLLSYPLALGPYHRAAPAPAPGPAPASSPAPVSVPVATPVLPSAHFHAAYPALAHSPYAHYPAPGSAPAPVDPHAYYHH from the exons ATGGTAACAACAAGG ATTTCCCTACTGAGCGCCGTGCTCGGCATCGCCTATGCGGGCGTGATTGGACCATACTACGGCGGTCCAGCTGGTCCCGGACCGCTGCACCACTATGGAGGATATGCTCCGCAGCACGGGCCTCTGCCTGGTCCCTATGTGGCGCCTAAGCCGGCAGCTCCCGAACCCTACGATCCCGACCCGAAGTATTCCTTTGGTTATGACATCCAGGATGGCTACACAGGTGATCTGAAGTCACAGCATGAGACGCGCCACGGAGATGTGGTGAAGGGCAGCTACTCGGTTGTGGATCCGGATGGCACCAAACGCACCGTTGACTACACGGCGGATCCCCATCACGGATTCAATGCGGTGGTTCGCAAGGAGCCGCTGGCCTACAAGGCACCAGCCCACCTGGCACCTGTCATTGCACCTGCACCCGCTCCAGTGCCGGCTCATTACGGCCCAGCTCCGGCTCCTCCACTTCCGCCGGTGCCCAAGGCTCCTCTGCTTTCGTATCCCCTAGCCTTGGGACCTTACCACCGGGCTGCTCCTGCACCAGCGCCTGGTCCCGCTCCTGCTTCTTCTCCAGCTCCGGTGTCTGTGCCTGTGGCTACTCCAGTCCTGCCCTCAGCCCACTTCCATGCCGCCTACCCCGCCCTGGCCCACAGCCCCTATGCTCACTATCCGGCTCCTGGATCAGCCCCCGCTCCAGTGGACCCCCATGCCTACTACCATCACTGA
- the LOC6535700 gene encoding organic cation transporter-like protein isoform X2 has product MDFSQVLDKCGNYGRFQVMILLLYGYTNILGSLHYFSQTLITFTPEHWCFHADLKGLSMEEIRSVYQNISASSCTPLLGVVNGTGVVATDRKCSSWIFDRENGYESITTELKWVCDKSPHSAVGQSFFFMGSVVGTIIFGYLSDQIGRLPSLLMATLCGGTGDFITSFVHTLPWFAFSRFMSGLSTDTMYYLMYILVFEYLSPKSRTFGLNIILAVFYCFGLMTSPWAAIWIGNWRHYLWLASLPALGVLIYPFLICESAQWLLTKKKYDKAVICLKKVAKFNGRQVEESVFDEFVTFYRERALQDDKLNSHQDTFLAMFMTPRLRRFTLTLLVKSVIITLSCDVINRNMEGLGTSPFKLFSFTSIVYLPAGVAILLLQNKIGRKGMACTALFVGGLITTMTGFLIAQLDPMENALLLAIMVGLGRFGATVSYDAEIQYAAEIIPTSVRGQAVSNIHVVGLASSSLAFYVIYLAQYYKPLPSIFISCLMFFGAGLCLTLPETLNKKLPETLADGEKFALNESFLYFPCFSRKEKNVRIDSA; this is encoded by the exons ATGGATTTCAGTCAGGTTCTGGATAAGTGCGGAAACTATGGGAGGTTCCAAGTGATGATTCTTTTGCTGTACGGCTACACAAATATCCTCGGATCACTGCACTACTTTTCACAGACCCTCATCACCTTCACACCAGAGCATTG GTGCTTTCATGCTGACCTTAAGGGTCTCAGTATGGAGGAGATTCGCTCAGTATATCAAAACATATCCGCCTCATCCTGCACGCCCCTTTTGGGCGTAGTCAACGGCACAGGAGTAGTAGCAACGGACCGAAAGTGCAGTAGCTGGATTTTCGACAGGGAGAACGGCTACGAAAGCATCACCACCGAG CTCAAATGGGTCTGTGACAAATCCCCCCATTCAGCAGTGGGCCAATCCTTCTTCTTCATGGGTTCAGTCGTGGGCACCATAATCTTTGGCTATCTGTCGGATCAGATAGGTCGTCTGCCTTCTCTGTTGATGGCCACCTTGTGTGGTGGCACTGGGGACTTTATTACCTCCTTCGTGCACACTCTGCCATGGTTCGCCTTTTCCAGATTCATGTCGGGACTATCCACGGATACCATGTACTACCTAATGTACATATTGG TCTTTGAGTACTTAAGCCCTAAGAGCCGTACCTTTGGCCTCAACATCATCTTGGCCGTATTCTACTGCTTTGGACTGATGACCTCGCCCTGGGCCGCCATTTGGATTGGTAATTGGCGTCACTATCTCTGGCTAGCATCTCTCCCAGCACTGGGTGTCCTTATATATCCCTTCCTGATCTGCGAAAGCGCTCAGTGGCttttaaccaaaaaaaagtacGACAAGGCGGTGATCTGCCTGAAGAAAGTGGCCAAGTTCAATGGGCGACAGGTGGAGGAGTCCGTTTTCGATGAGTTTGTCACATTCTATCGGGAAAGGGCACTCCAGGATGACAAGCTGAATAGTCACCAGGACACTTTTTTAGCCATGTTTATGACCCCTCGGTTGCGTCGATTCACCTTGACATTGCTCGTGAAGTC AGTCATTATAACCCTCTCATGCGATGTGATTAATCGGAATATGGAGGGCTTAGGCACTTCGCCCTTTAAGCTCTTCTCCTTCACATCGATTGTATACCTCCCAGCAGGAGTGGCTATCCTCTTGTTGCAGAATAAGATCGGACGCAAGGGCATGGCCTGCACCGCCCTTTTTGTGGGTGGACTTATTACCACGATGACGGGTTTTCTGATAGCCCAATTGGATCCCATGGAGAACGCTCTGCTGCTGGCTATCATGGTGGGACTGGGACGATTTGGAGCTACCGTTTCCTACGATGCGGAGATCCAGTACGCAGCGGAGATCATTCCGACCAGTGTGCGTGGACAGGCGGTGTCCAACATCCATGTGGTGGGATTGGCCTCCAGCTCACTGGCCTTTTATGTGATCTACCTCGCCCAGTACTACAAGCCGCTCCCCTCGATCTTCATTAGCTGCCTGATGTTTTTTGGGGCTGGACTTTGTCTCACATTACCGGAGACGTTGAacaa GAAGCTGCCCGAAACCTTGGCGGATGGAGAAAAGTTTGCCCTAAACGAGAGTTTCCTCTACTTTCCTTGTTTTtcaagaaaagaaaaaaatgtaaggATTGATAGTGCTTAA
- the LOC6535700 gene encoding organic cation transporter protein isoform X1, with protein MDFSQVLDKCGNYGRFQVMILLLYGYTNILGSLHYFSQTLITFTPEHWCFHADLKGLSMEEIRSVYQNISASSCTPLLGVVNGTGVVATDRKCSSWIFDRENGYESITTELKWVCDKSPHSAVGQSFFFMGSVVGTIIFGYLSDQIGRLPSLLMATLCGGTGDFITSFVHTLPWFAFSRFMSGLSTDTMYYLMYILVFEYLSPKSRTFGLNIILAVFYCFGLMTSPWAAIWIGNWRHYLWLASLPALGVLIYPFLICESAQWLLTKKKYDKAVICLKKVAKFNGRQVEESVFDEFVTFYRERALQDDKLNSHQDTFLAMFMTPRLRRFTLTLLVKSVIITLSCDVINRNMEGLGTSPFKLFSFTSIVYLPAGVAILLLQNKIGRKGMACTALFVGGLITTMTGFLIAQLDPMENALLLAIMVGLGRFGATVSYDAEIQYAAEIIPTSVRGQAVSNIHVVGLASSSLAFYVIYLAQYYKPLPSIFISCLMFFGAGLCLTLPETLNKKLPETLADGEKFALNESFLYFPCFSRKEKNFSALQLNCTTSDGSPQLSNIIHTNYF; from the exons ATGGATTTCAGTCAGGTTCTGGATAAGTGCGGAAACTATGGGAGGTTCCAAGTGATGATTCTTTTGCTGTACGGCTACACAAATATCCTCGGATCACTGCACTACTTTTCACAGACCCTCATCACCTTCACACCAGAGCATTG GTGCTTTCATGCTGACCTTAAGGGTCTCAGTATGGAGGAGATTCGCTCAGTATATCAAAACATATCCGCCTCATCCTGCACGCCCCTTTTGGGCGTAGTCAACGGCACAGGAGTAGTAGCAACGGACCGAAAGTGCAGTAGCTGGATTTTCGACAGGGAGAACGGCTACGAAAGCATCACCACCGAG CTCAAATGGGTCTGTGACAAATCCCCCCATTCAGCAGTGGGCCAATCCTTCTTCTTCATGGGTTCAGTCGTGGGCACCATAATCTTTGGCTATCTGTCGGATCAGATAGGTCGTCTGCCTTCTCTGTTGATGGCCACCTTGTGTGGTGGCACTGGGGACTTTATTACCTCCTTCGTGCACACTCTGCCATGGTTCGCCTTTTCCAGATTCATGTCGGGACTATCCACGGATACCATGTACTACCTAATGTACATATTGG TCTTTGAGTACTTAAGCCCTAAGAGCCGTACCTTTGGCCTCAACATCATCTTGGCCGTATTCTACTGCTTTGGACTGATGACCTCGCCCTGGGCCGCCATTTGGATTGGTAATTGGCGTCACTATCTCTGGCTAGCATCTCTCCCAGCACTGGGTGTCCTTATATATCCCTTCCTGATCTGCGAAAGCGCTCAGTGGCttttaaccaaaaaaaagtacGACAAGGCGGTGATCTGCCTGAAGAAAGTGGCCAAGTTCAATGGGCGACAGGTGGAGGAGTCCGTTTTCGATGAGTTTGTCACATTCTATCGGGAAAGGGCACTCCAGGATGACAAGCTGAATAGTCACCAGGACACTTTTTTAGCCATGTTTATGACCCCTCGGTTGCGTCGATTCACCTTGACATTGCTCGTGAAGTC AGTCATTATAACCCTCTCATGCGATGTGATTAATCGGAATATGGAGGGCTTAGGCACTTCGCCCTTTAAGCTCTTCTCCTTCACATCGATTGTATACCTCCCAGCAGGAGTGGCTATCCTCTTGTTGCAGAATAAGATCGGACGCAAGGGCATGGCCTGCACCGCCCTTTTTGTGGGTGGACTTATTACCACGATGACGGGTTTTCTGATAGCCCAATTGGATCCCATGGAGAACGCTCTGCTGCTGGCTATCATGGTGGGACTGGGACGATTTGGAGCTACCGTTTCCTACGATGCGGAGATCCAGTACGCAGCGGAGATCATTCCGACCAGTGTGCGTGGACAGGCGGTGTCCAACATCCATGTGGTGGGATTGGCCTCCAGCTCACTGGCCTTTTATGTGATCTACCTCGCCCAGTACTACAAGCCGCTCCCCTCGATCTTCATTAGCTGCCTGATGTTTTTTGGGGCTGGACTTTGTCTCACATTACCGGAGACGTTGAacaa GAAGCTGCCCGAAACCTTGGCGGATGGAGAAAAGTTTGCCCTAAACGAGAGTTTCCTCTACTTTCCTTGTTTTtcaagaaaagaaaaaaat TTTTCAGCGCTCCAGTTAAATTGCACAACATCTGACGGAAGTCCGCAGctgtcaaacataatccacACGAATTATTTCTGA
- the LOC6535701 gene encoding organic cation transporter-like protein, translating into MLEVDKILEKCGDFGRLQLIMLLLFCVINVLSALHYYSQTIISFVPKHWCADGRPVSTESPVESTCLPLNRNISSSNSCNSYGYELYMGYQSFPSEMDWVCADAWKLTLGQSMFFVGSVVGSMVLGYLADVVGRLPILIVANLIAMTGNLLTIWSTNVALFCVFRMVSGIATDSNFVMMYILVMEYMRPSVRTLGLSICIGLFYCLGSMAAPWIAVLMRSWRGFLLATSLPLLVVPLFYLIVPESIQWLISKQKYDSAVVCLKRVARINGRHVEESAYEEFIEECKCSQLNQKATPHLLDLFKTPRLRRHTLVLFFKSMVITLCYDAVSRNVQGLGISPFVMFSLSATAILPACLLIIALQDRIGRKAMASASLLLSGIFISVTGGIIFAASASDKTTTLLVSLSVVGRFGVTVAYNSGAQYATELIPTCVRGQGVAAVHVAGYAFTFCSAYILFTRSVFSPLPEIILGVLSLLGACLCLLLPETLHRTLPTSLEDGEDFGKNDRWYTFTFLDRRTQSAATLDTQNVKMYSQSTESAVYF; encoded by the exons ATGTTGGAGGTGGATAAGATCCTGGAGAAGTGCGGCGACTTCGGCCGTCTGCAGCTGATAATGCTGCTGCTCTTCTGTGTGATCAACGTTCTCTCAGCCCTGCACTACTACTCCCAAACCATCATCAGCTTCGTTCCCAAACACTG GTGTGCAGATGGACGGCCCGTCAGCACTGAGTCGCCGGTTGAGTCGACCTGCCTGCCGTTGAACCGGAATATTAGCAGTTCGAATAGCTGCAACAGCTATGGCTACGAGCTATATATGGGCTACCAGAGCTTTCCCAGCGAAATGGATTGGGTGTGCGCCGATGCCTGGAAACTCACGCTCGGCCAGTCCATGTTCTTTGTGGGCTCGGTGGTAGGCTCTATGGTTCTGGGCTACCTAGCGGATGTGGTCGGACGTCTGCCCATTCTGATCGTAGCCAACCTGATTGCTATGACAGGCAATTTACTGACCATATGGAGCACCAATGTCGCGCTTTTCTGTGTCTTTCGCATGGTTTCCGGCATTGCTACGGATAGCAACTTTGTGATGATGTATATTTTGG TTATGGAATACATGCGGCCATCAGTGCGCACCCTTGGCCTGAGCATCTGCATTGGACTTTTCTACTGTCTGGGCTCGATGGCGGCACCTTGGATCGCCGTGCTCATGCGCAGCTGGCGGGGATTCCTGCTGGCCACCTCCTTGCCCCTGCTGGTGGTGCCGCTCTTCTACCTCATTGTACCTGAAAGCATTCAGTGGCTGATTTCCAAACAGAAGTACGACAGCGCCGTGGTCTGCCTGAAACGGGTGGCCAGGATAAATGGACGGCACGTGGAGGAGAGCGCCTACGAGGAGTTCATCGAGGAGTGCAAGTGCAGTCAGCTAAACCAGAAGGCGACACCGCACCTTCTTGACCTGTTCAAAACGCCCCGGCTCCGTCGGCACACCCTCGTACTGTTCTTCAAGTC CATGGTCATCACCCTCTGCTACGATGCGGTATCTCGCAACGTTCAGGGCCTTGGCATTTCGCCATTTGTGATGTTCTCGCTGAGCGCCACCGCCATTCTGCCGGCCTGTCTGCTCATCATCGCCCTCCAAGATCGCATCGGTCGGAAGGCGATGGCGTCCGCCTCTCTGCTGCTGAGTGGCATTTTCATCTCGGTCACCGGAGGCATCATCTTCGCCGCTTCTGCTTCGGATAAGA CCACCACTTTGCTGGTAAGCCTGTCCGTAGTGGGCCGCTTTGGAGTGACGGTGGCCTACAATTCCGGAGCGCAGTATGCCACGGAGCTGATCCCCACCTGCGTTCGCGGACAGGGAGTGGCTGCGGTCCACGTGGCTGGCTATGCCTTCACCTTCTGCAGTGCGTACATCCTGTTTACGAGGAGCGTGTTCTCGCCGCTTCCCGAGATTATCCTGGGCGTGCTTTCCTTGCTGGGGGCGTGTCTCTGCCTCCTGCTGCCGGAAACCCTTCACCGGACATTGCCCACTTCTCTGGAAGATGGGGAGGATTTCGGAAAGAATGATCGCTGGTACACTTTTACCTTTTTGGACAGACGAACTCAGTCGGCAGCCACCCTGGACACCCAAAACGTCAAGATGTACTCGCAATCGACGGAATCGGCCGTCTACTTCTGA
- the LOC6535702 gene encoding organic cation transporter protein translates to MDLQSVLEKCGNFGPYQILLLGLFGYTNIVSSLHYFSQTIISFTPSHRCSQPKDFHPNSTSLLSCSVILIDEDRTSFRDSKCSSWDFDKESNYESVTTELEWVCDDAYKLAVGQSFFFIGSALGSIFFGYLADRIGRLPACVLSTLTGASGDFFTSFVGSLSWFSFTRFISGLSMDTQYVLMYILVFEYLSPKHRTFGLNIILGVFYCVGLMISPWIAIWLGNWRRYLWAASLPALGMLLFPVFLHESAEWLLTKGKFEKAVKSLRGVAKFNGREVNDSVFDEFVKHYREKLNNSQNKSSDTFMGMLRTPRLRKFTIILLIKSMIITIAFDILSRNVEGVGISPFKLFSYSGFCYLPAGLTIILFQNKIGRKGMACASLLMGAIITAATGYLVATLDPADYSVLLGFMVSLGRYGAVVAYDAEAQYAAEIIPTSVKGRGVANIHVVGNAFAFFSSYIIYLGTFYKPLPSLLISFVLLIGACLCLALPETLHKNLPQNLEEGEIFAKGEKWYFFPCFSRRQKTHKSASQMESSDNICN, encoded by the exons ATGGATCTCCAGAGTGTCCTGGAGAAATGCGGTAACTTTGGCCCCTATCAAATCCTCCTGCTGGGTCTCTTTGGATACACGAACATTGTGTCCTCGTTGCACTACTTTTCCCAGACCATCATTAGTTTCACGCCATCGCACAG ATGTTCTCAACCAAAAGACTTTCACCCGAATTCCACGTCCCTGCTGTCCTGCAGTGTGATCCTGATCGATGAAGATCGGACCTCATTTCGGGACTCCAAGTGCTCCTCCTGGGACTTCGACAAGGAAAGCAACTACGAGAGTGTTACCACAGAG CTCGAGTGGGTCTGCGACGATGCCTACAAACTGGCAGTGGGTCAGTCCTTCTTCTTCATTGGTTCCGCCCTGGGAAGCATATTCTTCGGATACTTGGCCGATCGCATAGGACGTCTTCCTGCCTGCGTTCTGTCGACCTTAACAGGAGCCTCTGGAGATTTCTTCACCTCCTTCGTGGGAAGTCTGTCCTGGTTCTCGTTCACACGCTTTATATCTGGTCTGTCTATGGACACCCAGTATGTCCTGATGTACATTTTGG TGTTCGAGTACTTAAGTCCAAAACACCGCACCTTTGGGCTCAACATCATCTTGGGTGTCTTCTATTGCGTTGGGCTAATGATATCACCCTGGATAGCAATTTGGTTGGGCAACTGGCGGCGTTACCTCTGGGCAGCATCACTTCCGGCGCTTGGAATGCTTCTATTCCCCGTGTTTCTCCATGAGAGCGCCGAGTGGCTGTTGACAAAGGGAAAGTTCGAGAAGGCAGTTAAAAGTCTTCGAGGCGTCGCCAAGTTCAATGGACGAGAAGTAAATGACTCTGTTTTCGATGAGTTCGTAAAGCACTACCGCGAAAAGCTAAACAACTCTCAGAATAAATCTTCAGATACCTTTATGGGTATGTTGAGGACTCCAAGACTGAGGAAATTTACCATTATTTTATTGATCAAATC AATGATCATTACAATTGCATTCGACATCCTAAGTCGCAATGTTGAAGGCGTGGGCATTTCGCCGTTCAAGCTCTTTTCCTACTCTGGATTCTGTTACCTGCCTGCCGGTCTGACCATTATCCTATTCCAGAACAAAATCGGGCGGAAGGGCATGGCCTGCGCCTCTCTGCTTATGGGTGCCATTATCACGGCGGCCACTGGTTACTTGGTGGCCACCCTGGATCCAGCAGACTATTCGGTACTTTTGGGATTTATGGTCAGTCTGGGAAGATATGGCGCAGTGGTGGCTTACGACGCTGAGGCCCAGTACGCAGCTGAAATAATTCCAACCAGTGTCAAGGGACGAGGAGTGGCCAACATCCATGTGGTGGGCAATGCCTTCGCGTTCTTCAGCTCCTACATCATCTACTTGGGAACTTTTTACAAGCCACTGCCATCTCTTCTGATCAGCTTCGTTTTACTAATCGGGGCTTGTTTGTGCCTGGCTCTTCCGGAGACTTTGCACAA AAATCTTCCGCAGAATCTCGAGGAGGGCGAAATATTTGCGAAAGGCGAGAAATGGTATTTCTTTCCCTGCTTTTCGCGCAGGCAGAAAACACATAAATCTGCGTCACAAATGGAGTCATCCGACAATATTTGCaattag
- the LOC6535703 gene encoding organic cation transporter protein — translation MDLQRVLEKCGNFGPYQILLLGLYGYTNIVSSFHYFSQTLISFTPPYRCSAPVEEYSQNFTERFSCSVLQYDEDRTSFRHSKCSSWDFDKESNYESVTTELEWVCDDAYKLAVGQSFFFIGSALGSIFFGYLADRIGRLPACVLSTLTGASGDFFTSFVGSLPWFSFTRFISGLSSDTQYVLMYILVFEYLSPQHRTFGLNIIMGVFYSIGLMISPWIAIWLGNWRSYLWAASLPALGMLLFPLFLHESVEWLLTKGKFDKAVSNLKSVAKFNRRQVEDSVFDEFIKHYREKLNSTQKKSSDTFMGMLRTSRLRKFTIILLIKSMIITIAFDILSRNVEGVGISPFKLFSYSGFVVLPGGLTIILFQNKIGRKGMACASLLVGAFITATTGYLVGTLVPANYSILLGFMVCLARYGAVVAYDAEAQYAAEIIPTSVRGRGVANIHVVGNAFAFFSSYIIYLGTYYKPLPSLLISFLLIIGACLCLTLPETLHKQLPQTLEEGEAFGKGEKWYFFPCFSRNRQSKKSESQLESANEITE, via the exons ATGGATCTGCAACGTGTCCTGGAGAAGTGTGGCAACTTCGGCCCCTACCAAATCCTGCTCCTTGGACTCTATGGATACACTAATATAGTGTCCTCGTTCCACTACTTTTCGCAGACTTTGATTAGTTTTACGCCCCCGTACAG ATGTTCAGCGCCAGTAGAAGAATATTCACAAAATTTCACTGAACGGTTTTCCTGTAGTGTCCTTCAGTATGATGAAGATCGGACCTCTTTTCGGCACTCCAAGTGCTCCTCCTGGGACTTCGACAAGGAAAGCAACTACGAGAGTGTTACCACAGAG CTCGAGTGGGTCTGCGACGATGCCTACAAACTGGCAGTGGGTCAGTCCTTCTTCTTCATTGGTTCCGCCCTGGGAAGCATATTCTTCGGATACTTGGCCGATCGCATAGGACGTCTTCCTGCCTGCGTTCTGTCGACCTTAACAGGAGCCTCTGGAGATTTCTTCACCTCCTTCGTGGGAAGTCTGCCCTGGTTCTCGTTTACCAGGTTTATATCTGGTCTGTCTTCAGACACCCAGTATGTCCTGATGTACATTTTGG ttttcgaGTACTTGAGTCCACAACACCGCACCTTTGGTCTGAATATCATCATGGGTGTTTTCTACTCAATAGGCCTAATGATCTCGCCCTGGATAGCAATTTGGTTGGGAAACTGGCGCAGTTACCTGTGGGCGGCTTCCCTTCCCGCTCTAGGAATGTTACTTTTTCCTTTGTTCCTCCACGAAAGCGTCGAGTGGCTACTAACGAAAGGAAAATTCGACAAGGCGGTTAGCAACCTCAAAAGTGTCGCCAAATTTAATAGACGCCAAGTAGAGGACTCTGttttcgatgaattcatcaAACATTATCGAGAGAAGTTGAAtagtacccaaaaaaaatCCTCAGACACCTTTATGGGTATGTTGAGGACTTCAAGACTGCGAAAGTTTACCATTATTCTATTGATTAAATC AATGATCATTACAATTGCATTCGACATCCTGAGTCGCAATGTGGAAGGCGTGGGCATTTCGCCGTTTAAACTCTTCTCCTACTCAGGATTCGTCGTCCTTCCTGGTGGTCTCACCATTATCCTATTCCAGAACAAGATTGGGCGAAAGGGCATGGCCTGCGCCTCGCTTCTTGTAGGTGCCTTCATCACGGCGACCACCGGTTACCTAGTGGGCACTCTAGTCCCAGCGAACTACTCAATACTCCTCGGGTTCATGGTGTGCTTGGCAAGATACGGAGCGGTGGTTGCCTACGATGCGGAGGCCCAGTACGCGGCGGAGATTATTCCAACCAGTGTTCGAGGAAGAGGAGTGGCCAACATCCATGTGGTGGGCAATGCCTTCGCGTTCTTCAGCTCCTATATTATCTACTTGGGAACTTACTACAAGCCATTGCCGTCACTCTTGATCAGCTTCCTCCTCATTATTGGCGCTTGCTTGTGTCTAACTCTCCCAGAAACCTTACACAA GCAACTCCCACAAACTCTAGAGGAGGGCGAGGCGTTCGGCAAGGGCGAGAAATGGTACTTTTTCCCCTGCTTTTCACGAAATAGGCAGTCGAAAAAATCCGAATCTCAGTTGGAGTCAGCCAACGAAATTACAGAGTAG